A single Paenibacillus sp. FSL R5-0517 DNA region contains:
- a CDS encoding iron ABC transporter permease → MESSTIVGAERKKRTKSTIVLIVLALLIITAFVVSMNTGFTKLSPLEVMRTLFGGGTAKQELILFEFRLPRIVISVLVGAGLALSGSILQGVSRNALADPGILGINAGAGLVVMLFVSFFPTTTAAPVFLLPILALIGSGFAAFLIYVLSYKKGEGILPTRMLLTGIGVAAGISSAMIVLTLRLSPEKYQFVATWMAGSIWGSNWKFVTALLPFLIILVPLVLYKARVLNVLNLGDQTASGLGTPVERERLILLAAAVGLAGSCVSVSGGIGFVGLIGPHLARRLVGPKHQFLLPASALIGSLLVLVADTLGRVILQPSEIPAGILVAIIGAPYFLYLLSKTK, encoded by the coding sequence ATGGAATCCTCAACAATAGTTGGAGCAGAGCGCAAGAAGAGAACCAAAAGTACGATTGTTCTCATTGTACTTGCCCTATTAATTATTACGGCTTTTGTAGTGAGCATGAATACGGGTTTTACCAAGCTGTCGCCGCTTGAAGTGATGCGTACCCTGTTTGGTGGAGGCACGGCGAAACAGGAATTGATCCTGTTTGAATTCCGTTTGCCACGTATTGTGATTTCGGTGCTGGTCGGAGCAGGACTTGCGTTATCAGGTAGTATTTTGCAGGGGGTATCTCGGAATGCGCTGGCAGATCCAGGGATCCTCGGGATTAATGCAGGTGCGGGTCTGGTCGTTATGTTATTTGTTTCCTTTTTCCCGACAACGACAGCAGCGCCGGTATTTCTTTTGCCTATTCTGGCCCTGATCGGTTCCGGTTTTGCTGCATTTCTGATCTACGTTCTCTCTTACAAAAAAGGAGAGGGCATCCTGCCTACGCGTATGTTGCTTACGGGAATCGGGGTAGCGGCGGGAATCAGTTCTGCCATGATCGTGCTTACCTTACGGCTTAGTCCGGAAAAGTATCAATTTGTAGCAACCTGGATGGCAGGCAGCATCTGGGGTTCAAACTGGAAGTTTGTAACGGCTCTACTACCGTTTCTTATCATTCTTGTACCGCTTGTTCTGTATAAGGCACGAGTATTGAATGTGCTGAATCTGGGTGACCAGACTGCCAGCGGACTCGGGACCCCGGTTGAGCGTGAGCGACTTATTTTGCTTGCCGCTGCTGTAGGTCTTGCCGGCTCATGTGTATCTGTGAGTGGGGGAATCGGTTTTGTGGGGCTGATCGGGCCGCATTTGGCGCGTCGTCTGGTGGGTCCAAAACATCAATTCCTGTTACCTGCATCGGCCCTGATCGGTTCATTGCTCGTACTGGTTGCAGATACCTTGGGTCGTGTCATCCTGCAGCCTTCTGAGATTCCTGCGGGTATCCTGGTTGCCATTATTGGTGCGCCATACTTCCTGTATCTCTTAAGCAAGACGAAATAG
- a CDS encoding ABC transporter ATP-binding protein, which produces MLRRFFAYYRPYKKLFILDFSCAILVALLELAFPLAVNRVVDDLLPGGRWDWILWACLALLGIYFLNSFLNFVVTYWGHKLGINIETDMRKSLFNHVQKLSFRFFDNTKTGHLVSRMTNDLMDIGEIAHHGPEDVFIAVMTLIGAFSIMMSINGNLAVLTFIIVPLIIYLSLYFGSKMSKAFSRMFGDIADFNARVENNITGIRVVQAFANEEHEKAQFAVNNGRFRQTKLIAYKIMAWNSSVSYMLMKLVSLFVLVCGTWFVINGSMTYGQFIAFIMLSNVFLTPIQKINSVIETYPKGIAGFKRYTELLDMEPDVEDRPGAVSVSHLRGDIRYEQVTFGYSDQEPVLKGIDLSVQAGETVALVGPSGAGKTTLCSLLPRFYDVLEGRITIDGQEIQNMTLDSLRSHIGIVQQDVFLFDGTIRENIAYGKLDASEEEIWMAARRAQMESLIQSMPEGLDTLIGERGVKLSGGQKQRLSIARMFLKNPPILILDEATSALDTETEAAIQQSLAELSEGRTTLVIAHRLATIKNADRIIVVAEQGITEQGRHEELLAAGGVYSRLHYAQFGA; this is translated from the coding sequence ATGCTTCGCCGTTTCTTTGCCTATTACAGGCCTTACAAAAAGCTCTTTATTCTTGACTTTAGCTGTGCGATTCTGGTCGCGCTGCTTGAACTGGCTTTTCCACTGGCGGTCAACCGGGTAGTTGATGATCTGCTGCCAGGAGGACGCTGGGACTGGATTCTATGGGCGTGTCTGGCATTGCTCGGCATCTACTTCCTGAATTCCTTTCTGAACTTCGTAGTTACCTATTGGGGACACAAGCTGGGGATTAACATCGAGACGGATATGCGTAAAAGTCTGTTTAATCATGTGCAGAAGTTATCGTTCCGTTTCTTTGATAATACGAAAACAGGACACCTCGTGTCCCGCATGACTAACGATCTGATGGATATCGGTGAGATTGCCCATCATGGTCCAGAGGATGTATTTATCGCGGTGATGACACTGATCGGTGCATTCAGCATCATGATGAGCATTAACGGAAATCTGGCGGTGTTAACCTTTATCATCGTGCCACTGATTATTTATCTCTCGCTCTACTTTGGCAGCAAGATGTCCAAGGCATTCAGCCGAATGTTCGGAGATATTGCCGACTTCAACGCTCGTGTAGAGAACAATATTACAGGTATCCGTGTTGTTCAGGCTTTTGCCAATGAAGAGCATGAAAAAGCACAATTTGCAGTAAACAACGGTCGTTTCCGTCAAACCAAACTGATTGCATACAAAATCATGGCCTGGAACTCCTCTGTCAGTTACATGCTGATGAAGCTGGTATCCCTCTTTGTTCTGGTATGCGGAACATGGTTTGTCATTAACGGCAGCATGACTTACGGTCAGTTCATTGCATTTATCATGTTGTCCAATGTGTTCCTGACACCCATTCAGAAGATCAACTCGGTTATTGAGACGTATCCAAAGGGGATTGCAGGCTTCAAACGATATACAGAGCTGCTTGATATGGAACCGGATGTGGAAGATCGTCCAGGGGCTGTATCGGTATCCCATTTACGTGGAGATATTCGTTATGAGCAAGTGACCTTTGGTTATTCGGATCAGGAGCCTGTGCTCAAAGGTATCGATCTGAGCGTGCAAGCTGGCGAAACGGTCGCTCTTGTCGGTCCATCCGGGGCGGGTAAAACAACGTTGTGCAGTCTGCTGCCGCGATTCTATGATGTGCTGGAAGGTCGCATCACGATTGATGGGCAGGAGATTCAGAATATGACGCTGGATTCCTTGCGTAGTCATATCGGAATTGTACAACAGGACGTATTCCTCTTCGATGGAACCATCCGGGAGAACATTGCCTACGGCAAGCTGGATGCATCCGAAGAAGAAATCTGGATGGCTGCCAGACGAGCACAGATGGAGTCTTTGATTCAATCGATGCCGGAAGGGTTGGATACGTTGATTGGTGAACGCGGCGTGAAGTTGTCCGGTGGACAGAAACAGCGTTTGTCCATTGCCCGCATGTTTCTGAAAAACCCACCGATTCTAATTCTGGACGAAGCCACATCCGCGCTGGATACAGAAACGGAAGCAGCCATTCAGCAATCGCTGGCTGAGCTGTCCGAAGGCCGGACTACACTGGTCATCGCTCACAGGCTGGCAACGATCAAAAATGCGGACCGCATTATTGTAGTAGCCGAACAAGGCATTACGGAGCAGGGACGTCATGAAGAATTACTCGCAGCAGGTGGGGTCTACAGCCGCCTTCACTATGCGCAGTTTGGCGCGTAA
- the ung gene encoding uracil-DNA glycosylase — MFGNDWDKVLQEETEAEYFNKIRYTLAAEYKTQTVFPPKEDLFSALKLTPYHQVKAVIIGQDPYHGAGQAHGLSFSVRPGVRVPPSLKNIYKELQADLGLPIPNHGSLVHWAQQGVLLLNAVLTVREGQPNSHQALGWQTFTDAVIRALNERSEPMVFMLWGSHAQKKGAFINRDKHLVLESTHPSPLAAHRGFLGSRPFSKANEFLTSKGIEPIDWKIPEN, encoded by the coding sequence ATGTTTGGAAACGATTGGGACAAGGTGCTACAGGAAGAGACGGAAGCCGAATATTTTAACAAAATTCGTTATACCCTCGCCGCCGAGTACAAGACGCAGACGGTCTTTCCGCCGAAAGAAGACTTGTTCTCCGCACTGAAGCTGACGCCATATCATCAGGTTAAGGCCGTTATTATTGGTCAGGACCCTTATCACGGTGCGGGTCAGGCTCATGGATTAAGCTTTTCGGTTAGACCGGGGGTACGCGTACCTCCTTCTCTGAAAAATATATACAAGGAACTTCAGGCCGATCTGGGCCTGCCAATTCCGAATCACGGATCTCTGGTCCACTGGGCTCAGCAGGGGGTTCTGTTATTAAATGCTGTTCTCACGGTCCGTGAAGGTCAGCCGAACTCGCATCAGGCATTGGGCTGGCAGACGTTTACGGATGCTGTCATTCGCGCGCTGAATGAACGTTCAGAGCCAATGGTCTTTATGCTGTGGGGCAGTCATGCCCAGAAGAAAGGTGCATTTATTAACAGGGACAAACATCTGGTACTGGAGTCTACACATCCCAGTCCACTGGCTGCGCATCGCGGATTCCTCGGCAGTCGTCCCTTTTCCAAAGCCAATGAATTCTTGACCTCCAAAGGTATTGAACCGATCGATTGGAAGATACCTGAAAACTAG
- a CDS encoding MalY/PatB family protein, whose protein sequence is MKYDFDEIIDRTGTNAMNTDGFRQYIFNASEDMTFPFKDEEFIRMWIADMEFATPPEILDAVKERLDRRIMGYSQVFDPAYYEAVSNWMKRYYDWSFPKEHLETSNGIIPALYELVEYICQSDEKVLIVTPSYGFFKSAAEHNDLELVCSDMHNEQGRYSIDFEDFEAKAKDEKVRVCIFCNPHNPSGRVWTTEELQRVGEICLRNNVWIISDEIHCDLLRTGKRHTPLAKLFPDTDRIITCMSPSKTFNMAGLMFSNVIIPNKALRDIWQARHYGFKNPLSIAATQAAYEMGDEWLKQLKSYLDANFTCVEEYVKQHLPQAVFHIPEATYLAWIDISAYAPQNVSLPLFFAEQAGVLLEDGHMFVANGEGCIRLNLACPRSVLQEGLRRISSVLVKEVEEVPVQV, encoded by the coding sequence ATGAAATATGACTTTGATGAGATTATAGATCGCACAGGAACAAATGCCATGAATACGGATGGATTCCGTCAATATATTTTTAACGCTTCAGAAGATATGACATTTCCATTTAAGGACGAAGAATTCATTCGCATGTGGATTGCAGATATGGAGTTCGCCACACCTCCCGAGATTCTAGATGCAGTGAAGGAACGTTTGGACCGCAGAATTATGGGTTACTCCCAGGTGTTTGATCCGGCATACTATGAAGCTGTCTCGAATTGGATGAAACGGTACTATGACTGGTCCTTCCCGAAGGAGCATTTGGAGACCTCAAACGGGATCATCCCCGCTTTGTATGAACTGGTGGAGTATATCTGTCAATCGGATGAGAAAGTACTGATTGTTACCCCGTCTTATGGTTTCTTCAAGTCAGCTGCGGAGCATAATGATCTTGAACTGGTATGTTCAGATATGCACAATGAGCAGGGGCGTTACTCGATTGATTTTGAGGATTTTGAAGCCAAGGCCAAGGATGAGAAGGTAAGGGTATGTATTTTCTGCAACCCCCATAATCCGTCTGGACGCGTCTGGACAACGGAAGAGTTACAACGTGTGGGTGAGATCTGTCTGAGGAACAATGTATGGATTATTTCGGATGAAATTCACTGTGATCTGCTGCGGACTGGCAAAAGACATACGCCACTTGCGAAGCTGTTCCCGGATACGGATCGAATCATTACATGCATGTCTCCGAGCAAAACATTTAACATGGCTGGTCTGATGTTCTCCAACGTCATCATTCCGAATAAGGCACTTCGAGACATCTGGCAGGCACGCCATTATGGTTTCAAAAACCCACTGAGCATTGCTGCTACGCAAGCGGCATATGAAATGGGTGATGAATGGCTGAAACAGTTAAAAAGTTATCTCGACGCCAATTTCACCTGCGTGGAAGAGTATGTGAAGCAGCATCTGCCACAGGCTGTTTTTCACATCCCGGAAGCCACATATCTGGCCTGGATTGATATCTCGGCATATGCTCCCCAAAATGTAAGTTTACCGTTATTCTTCGCAGAGCAAGCGGGTGTATTGCTCGAAGATGGTCACATGTTTGTAGCGAATGGTGAGGGCTGTATTCGGTTGAATCTGGCTTGTCCGCGTTCTGTCCTTCAGGAAGGATTACGGAGAATCAGTAGTGTGCTTGTAAAAGAAGTTGAAGAGGTGCCCGTTCAAGTATAA
- a CDS encoding DUF3221 domain-containing protein: MTNLRRVLILFLALIVCLTGCSGQIECNAVQSQANAPSEDGFTGYVVDRKDDSILVVDPAYRDNSSNGGADRYYPAKWFSNSPDPQIGSYVEVWTDGGPENQPYPGQARAEKIAVSCPNTPDGAHLSEADAIRGGLYSPDGEKLRVPVIEDVQFDQDAGTWTIRMIDTMSTTKNQDRIDIRIEDVEPKE, encoded by the coding sequence ATGACCAATCTTCGTCGAGTCCTTATATTGTTCTTAGCCCTAATCGTATGCCTTACGGGATGTTCAGGACAGATCGAGTGCAACGCCGTGCAGTCTCAAGCAAATGCACCGAGTGAAGATGGATTTACTGGTTATGTGGTTGATCGTAAAGACGATTCCATTCTTGTGGTTGATCCCGCCTACCGAGATAACAGTTCCAATGGAGGAGCCGATCGATATTATCCGGCAAAATGGTTCTCCAATTCACCTGATCCACAGATCGGCTCCTATGTTGAAGTCTGGACGGATGGAGGCCCGGAAAATCAGCCCTATCCCGGACAGGCCAGAGCAGAAAAGATAGCGGTATCTTGTCCAAATACGCCAGACGGTGCCCATCTAAGTGAGGCAGACGCCATTCGGGGTGGACTATACTCACCAGATGGAGAAAAATTACGTGTTCCTGTGATTGAGGATGTACAATTTGATCAGGATGCAGGAACGTGGACGATTCGCATGATAGATACGATGTCAACGACGAAGAATCAAGATCGGATTGATATCAGAATAGAGGATGTAGAGCCAAAGGAGTAA
- a CDS encoding helix-turn-helix transcriptional regulator — translation MNNINQEVGKKIRNFRKWRGLTIQQLADQIFKSKGTLSKYESGDITLDLVTLHHIANALNIQVEQLLYQEPRHASPLMNAVPSSFFKNSTRFYSYFYDGRNNSLIRCVIDMIAQSDANRYRTVMYMNVKDFENYQECENMYWGHTEHYDTLTTLILKNQATPLENLYINILASFQESEKKWGLMAGVSFRPFMPIALKMLFSRTPLPENQELYNELKISKEDLRTLKIYNMLAVT, via the coding sequence ATGAACAATATCAATCAGGAAGTTGGCAAGAAAATACGAAACTTTCGGAAGTGGCGGGGACTGACCATCCAACAGCTGGCGGATCAGATCTTTAAGAGCAAGGGCACCCTGTCCAAATATGAGAGCGGAGATATTACACTTGATCTGGTCACATTACATCATATTGCGAACGCGCTCAACATTCAGGTGGAGCAACTCTTGTACCAAGAGCCCAGACACGCTTCTCCCTTGATGAATGCGGTCCCGTCCAGCTTTTTCAAGAACTCCACCCGTTTCTATTCCTACTTCTATGACGGGCGTAACAACAGTCTCATTCGTTGTGTCATTGACATGATAGCTCAATCGGATGCCAACCGTTATCGCACCGTGATGTATATGAATGTGAAGGATTTTGAGAACTATCAAGAATGCGAGAATATGTACTGGGGCCACACCGAGCATTATGATACACTCACCACGCTAATTTTGAAAAATCAGGCTACGCCGCTGGAGAATCTATATATTAATATTCTGGCATCTTTTCAGGAATCGGAGAAAAAATGGGGATTGATGGCTGGTGTCTCCTTCAGACCTTTCATGCCGATCGCGCTCAAAATGTTATTCTCCAGAACCCCGCTGCCCGAGAATCAGGAGTTGTATAATGAATTGAAAATCTCAAAGGAAGATCTGCGGACTTTAAAAATATACAACATGCTTGCTGTCACTTGA
- a CDS encoding TIGR00730 family Rossman fold protein — protein sequence MKRIAVFAGSNPGNHPDYTEKAVQLGKQIADRGYALVYGGSCMGLMGAVADAALEQGGEVIGVMPTGLFRGEVVHGGLTQLIEVGTMHERKATMAELSDGFIALPGGMGTFEELFEVLCWAQIGIHRKPVGLLNVNGYYGPLMKMVEHSVQEGFSNTSHLSLWSLESDPAELIKQMSSYIPAELTQKWSQLNGK from the coding sequence TTGAAACGTATAGCTGTTTTTGCAGGCTCCAATCCGGGAAATCACCCCGATTATACAGAGAAGGCTGTTCAACTTGGCAAACAGATTGCCGATCGTGGGTATGCGCTGGTTTATGGTGGTTCTTGCATGGGTCTGATGGGTGCAGTAGCCGATGCTGCTCTTGAGCAAGGGGGAGAAGTAATCGGGGTTATGCCTACGGGATTATTCCGGGGTGAGGTTGTTCATGGAGGGCTCACACAACTGATTGAAGTGGGAACCATGCATGAACGCAAGGCTACGATGGCTGAATTATCCGATGGCTTCATTGCGCTTCCCGGAGGTATGGGTACATTTGAAGAACTATTCGAGGTACTGTGCTGGGCACAGATCGGCATTCATCGTAAGCCTGTTGGCTTATTGAATGTCAACGGATATTATGGACCGCTGATGAAGATGGTAGAACATAGTGTACAGGAGGGATTCTCTAACACCTCGCATCTCAGTCTGTGGAGTCTGGAATCGGATCCGGCTGAACTGATCAAGCAAATGTCATCCTATATTCCTGCAGAGTTGACTCAGAAGTGGTCACAACTTAACGGGAAATGA
- a CDS encoding iron ABC transporter permease, giving the protein MSSQASPEKHNPDSPTAKIHTRPWAATLILTGGILLLALGMALSISFGAADIKLSVVWKAIFDFNPELTPHQIIWEIRLPRILGGAMVGACFAVAGAIMQGMTRNPLADSGLLGLNAGAGFALAVCFAFFPGLPFMYIIMYSFLGAGLGVLLVYGFGAASKSGLTPLRLVLAGAAVSAMLSALSEGIALYFRIGQDLAFWTAGGVAGTKWSQLEIMFPWVLAALIAGLLISRSITLLSLGEDIAVGLGQRTGLIKLIGLIVVLILAGTAVSVVGAVGFVGLIIPHLTRKLVGVDYRWIIPCSAVMGSLLLVFADLAARMINPPYETPIGALVALIGVPFFLYLARKERRTL; this is encoded by the coding sequence ATGAGTTCACAAGCTTCACCAGAAAAACATAATCCGGATTCACCCACAGCGAAGATTCACACTCGTCCGTGGGCAGCCACACTTATTCTTACAGGGGGAATTTTGCTACTCGCTCTGGGTATGGCGTTGTCCATTTCTTTTGGCGCTGCTGATATTAAGCTTAGTGTAGTCTGGAAAGCCATCTTTGATTTCAATCCGGAGTTGACCCCTCACCAGATCATATGGGAGATTCGGTTACCACGTATTCTTGGAGGAGCCATGGTGGGTGCATGTTTCGCTGTGGCTGGTGCAATCATGCAGGGCATGACTCGTAACCCGCTGGCCGATTCAGGTCTGCTTGGGCTAAATGCGGGAGCTGGATTTGCGCTTGCAGTTTGTTTTGCTTTCTTCCCAGGATTGCCATTTATGTACATCATTATGTATTCCTTCCTTGGGGCAGGGCTTGGTGTCCTGTTGGTGTATGGTTTTGGTGCAGCTTCCAAATCGGGTCTAACACCACTACGCCTTGTGCTTGCAGGTGCAGCAGTATCAGCGATGTTGTCGGCACTCAGTGAAGGGATTGCATTGTATTTCAGAATTGGACAAGATCTGGCATTCTGGACAGCCGGTGGTGTAGCCGGAACGAAATGGTCTCAACTTGAAATCATGTTCCCATGGGTACTCGCGGCACTAATTGCAGGTCTTCTCATCTCCCGTTCTATTACTCTGCTTAGTCTCGGAGAAGATATTGCGGTGGGCTTGGGGCAACGTACGGGGCTGATCAAGCTCATAGGTCTGATTGTTGTACTGATACTTGCGGGTACGGCTGTGTCGGTGGTGGGTGCGGTTGGTTTTGTAGGACTCATTATTCCCCATCTTACGCGGAAGCTGGTTGGAGTCGATTATCGCTGGATTATCCCATGTTCCGCTGTGATGGGTAGTTTGCTGCTTGTATTTGCGGATCTGGCTGCACGTATGATTAACCCGCCGTACGAGACACCAATTGGCGCATTGGTTGCCCTCATCGGGGTACCATTCTTCCTATATCTGGCACGTAAAGAAAGGAGGACTCTGTAA
- a CDS encoding DUF5071 domain-containing protein, whose translation MDMRARLPRDKFDFEAVRKLNEFGNEELKGIIPELMEWLQDGNWPISEPVEDLLLRLGEDLVPYIKDVLQTQDPQWEYFILVGLIDRLPVSHLSMLRSDLVRILESPTHDEILEELDEVIVELLEKMKGDQREVSGDGSLHT comes from the coding sequence ATGGATATGAGGGCGCGTCTTCCCCGCGACAAGTTTGATTTTGAAGCGGTGCGTAAGTTAAATGAATTTGGCAATGAAGAGTTGAAAGGCATTATTCCAGAACTTATGGAGTGGTTACAAGACGGGAATTGGCCGATCTCTGAGCCGGTAGAGGATCTACTATTGAGATTGGGGGAGGACTTAGTTCCTTATATTAAGGATGTGTTGCAAACCCAAGATCCACAGTGGGAATATTTCATTTTGGTTGGATTGATTGATCGATTGCCTGTATCTCATCTCAGTATGCTACGGTCGGATTTGGTAAGGATACTAGAGTCCCCTACACATGACGAGATACTAGAGGAGTTGGATGAGGTTATCGTGGAGCTTTTGGAAAAGATGAAGGGAGACCAACGAGAGGTAAGTGGAGATGGGAGTTTGCATACATAA
- a CDS encoding glycerophosphodiester phosphodiesterase, whose translation MRNVEIIAHRGASAVCPENTMSAFERSLELGATGIETDVQMTSDGRLVLIHDETLSRTGGAEGWVKDTSYDQLRTRDAGSWFHADFAGERIPSLEELFKLVQGKGTLLNLELKNGIVSYKGMEEKVIQAIRDWNLEQQVVLSSFNHASLVRCKRLAPEIRTALLYMEKLYRPYDYAAKLEASGLHPYKLAVTQQDVSATLAHGIVTYPFTVNDPAEMQAMIDMGVQGIITDAPDVLASLIKVPAR comes from the coding sequence ATGAGGAACGTGGAGATAATTGCCCATCGCGGTGCATCTGCCGTATGCCCGGAGAACACGATGAGTGCTTTTGAACGGAGTCTGGAGCTTGGAGCAACAGGGATTGAAACCGATGTGCAGATGACGAGTGATGGCAGACTGGTACTGATTCATGATGAGACGTTAAGCCGAACTGGTGGCGCAGAAGGCTGGGTTAAGGATACAAGTTACGATCAATTGCGCACCCGGGATGCCGGATCCTGGTTCCATGCCGATTTTGCCGGGGAGCGTATTCCTTCGCTGGAGGAGTTATTCAAGCTCGTACAGGGGAAAGGAACGCTGCTTAATCTGGAATTGAAAAATGGTATTGTGAGTTATAAGGGGATGGAAGAGAAGGTTATACAGGCGATCCGGGACTGGAATCTGGAGCAACAGGTCGTGCTGTCCAGTTTCAATCATGCTTCGCTCGTGAGATGTAAACGTCTTGCCCCGGAGATCCGTACAGCACTTCTATATATGGAAAAGTTGTACCGTCCCTATGATTATGCAGCCAAACTCGAAGCTTCCGGCCTTCATCCCTACAAGCTGGCAGTCACACAACAAGATGTTTCTGCTACACTGGCCCATGGCATTGTTACCTATCCATTTACAGTGAACGATCCTGCCGAGATGCAGGCCATGATTGACATGGGTGTGCAAGGAATCATTACCGATGCTCCAGATGTCCTGGCCTCCTTAATTAAGGTACCAGCCCGTTAA